The nucleotide sequence GTCGGACAGCACAGGTGACCGCCGCGGGGCGGTCGGAGGACGAAGGCACGACGGATGAGTGAGGCGAGTGTCGCCGTACACGCCGACCCCGACCTGCTGGCGCAGGCGGTGGCGGCCCGGTTGGTGGTGAAGCTGCTCGACGCCCAGGCCGAGCGCGGCCAGGCGTCGGTGGTGCTGACCGGCGGGCGGATCGCCGCCGCGGTGTACCGGGCGGTGACGCAGCTGCCCGCCCGGGACGCCGTCGACTGGTCCCGGGTCGACGTCTGGTGGGGCGACGAGCGGTTCCTGCCGGCCGGCGATCCGGAGCGCAACGAGACCCAGGCCCGGGCGGCGCTGCTGGACGCGGTCCCGCTGGACCCCGCCCGCATCCACGCGATGCCGGCCTCCGACGGGCCGGCCGGCGACGACCCGGAGGCGGCCGCCGCCGGGTACGCGCAGGAGCTGGCCCGGGCCGCCCGGCCGGGAACGGCCGCCCTCCCCCACTTCGACGTGCTGATGCTGGGCGTCGGCGAGGACGGGCACGTCGCCTCGGTCTTCCCGGAGCACCCGGTGCACCACGACAACCGGCCGGTCAGCGCGGTGCGCGGCAGCCCCAAGCCGCCGCCGGTGCGCACCACGCTCACCCTCCCGGCGATCAATACGGCCGAGGAGGTCTGGCTGGTGGCCGCCGGGGCGGACAAGGCCCGGGCGGTCGGGATGGCCCTCGCGGGGGCCGGGCCCGTGCAGCTGCCGGCCGCCGGGGTGCGCGGCGTGTCCCGCACCCTCTGGCTGCTGGACCGGGCCGCGGCGGCCGACGTGCCACCCCGGCTGCGCAGCCTGCGCTGAACGACGGCGGAGCCCCGGCCCGGGCGGGTCGGGGCTCCCGCGCGCTCAGGCCCCGCCGCGCCGCCGGCGCAGCGTCTCCAGGGCCTCGGCGAGCAGTGCCTCCCCCTGCTCCGGGGTGCGCCGCTCCTGCACGTACGCCAGGTGGCTCTTGTAGGGCTCGACCCGGGCCCGGCCCGGCGGGTTGCCCTTGTCGGGGCCGGCCGGCTCGCCGCAGCGCGGGCAGTCCCAGGTCTCCGGGGCCTCCGCCTCGGCGGCGATGAGGAACTGGACGCGGTGGGCGTTGGCGCACCAGTAGGTGACCGGCCGGCGCGGCGCCGGCTCGATCCGCTGCTCGAAACGCTCGGGGGCGGACCCGATCCGGGTGCCGCGGATGACGTTGCCACTGGACACGGCTGCTCGCTCCTGTCGTCGGAGGGGACCGCCGCTTGCGGGGGTGGGCGGCGGGCGACGCGGGGAGAAAAAACATCTGCGCGCGGTCCGTGACGGACCGCGCGCAGATTGTACGACTCGGAGCGCTCGCTCAGGCGCCGCTGCCCGTCTGGAGCCGGAGCCAGAGCCCGATCCCGACGATGCACGCGAACCAGACGATGCCGACCAGAACGGTGTAGCGGTCGAGGTTCTTCTCGGCCACCGAGGAGCCGGCCAGGCTGGAGCTGACACCGCCGCCGAACATGCTCGACAACCCGCCGCCCTTACCGCGGTGCAGGAGGATCAGCAGGGTGAGCAGGATGCTCGTGATGATCAGCAACACGATCATCGTGTAGGCGAACCAGATCGGCATGGCGGGGGTCAGTCCTCTCGTTGCGATCACTGCCCGGTGCTGTCGGGCACGGCGGCACCGACCGGCGGACGGGCAGCGTCAAGGATAGCGAGCGTTCAGCGGGCGATGTGCTCCGGGAACCGGCAGATCTGCGCGAATTCCTCGGCGTCCAGGCTCGCGCCACCGACCAGGGCCCCGTCCACGTCCGGCTGGGCCATGATCGAGGCCACGTTCGAGGACTTCACCGACCCGCCGTAGAGGATCCGGACCTGGTCGGCGGTGTCCTGGCCGAAGGTCTCCACCAGGCGCTTGCGCACCTCGCCGCAGACCTCCTGGGCGTCCTCCGGGGTCGCCGTCTTGCCGGTGCCGATCGCCCAGACCGGCTCGTACGCCACGACGACCTTGGTGACCTGCTCCGCGGTGAGCCCTCGCAGCGCGCCGTCGAGCTGGTCGCAGCAGTGCGGCACGTGCTTGAGCTGCTCACGGATCTCCAGCCCCTCGCCGATGCAGAGGATCGGGGTGAGCCCGTTCGCCAGCGCCGCCGCCACCTTGGCGTTGACCAGGGCGTCGTCCTCGTGGTGGTACTGCCGCCGCTCGGAGTGGCCGACCACCACGTAGGTGCAGCCGAGCTTCGCGAGCATCGGCCCGGCGATGTCCCCGGTGTAGGCGCCCGACTGGTACGGCGACAGGTCCTGCGCGCCGTAGCCGATCAGCAGCTTGTCGCCGTCGACCGCGGTCTGCACGGTGCGCAGGTCGGTGAACGGCGGCAGGACCACCGTCTCGACGTCGGTGAGCTGCTTCTCGTTGAGGCTCGCGGCCAGCTTCTGCACCAGCAGGTTGGCCTCGAGGTGGTTCAAGTTCATCTTCCAGTTGCCGGCCATCAGCGGCCGGCGGGGGGTGCTCGCCATTCAGCTCTCCAGGGCCGCGATGCCGGGGAGGGTCTTGCCCTCGAGGTATTCCAGGGAGGCGCCGCCGCCGGTGGAGATGTGGCCGAACGAGGACTCGTCCAAGCCGAGCGCCCGCACCGCCGCGGCCGAGTCGCCGCCGCCGACCACGCTGAACGCGTCGGTCTTGGTGATCGCCTCGGCGACGCCCCGCGTCCCGTTGGCGAACGCCGCCATCTCGAACACGCCCATCGGGCCGTTCCAGAAGATCGTCTTCGCCTGGGACAGCGCGGCGGCGAAGCCGGCCACCGTCTCCGGGCCGATGTCCAGCCCCAGCCGGTGGCTCGGGATGCCGTCGGCCGGAACCGTGTCGTGGGCGGCGTCGGGCGCGAACGCGTCCGCGGCCACCACGTCGACCGGGAGCATGATCTT is from Micromonospora terminaliae and encodes:
- the pgl gene encoding 6-phosphogluconolactonase yields the protein MSEASVAVHADPDLLAQAVAARLVVKLLDAQAERGQASVVLTGGRIAAAVYRAVTQLPARDAVDWSRVDVWWGDERFLPAGDPERNETQARAALLDAVPLDPARIHAMPASDGPAGDDPEAAAAGYAQELARAARPGTAALPHFDVLMLGVGEDGHVASVFPEHPVHHDNRPVSAVRGSPKPPPVRTTLTLPAINTAEEVWLVAAGADKARAVGMALAGAGPVQLPAAGVRGVSRTLWLLDRAAAADVPPRLRSLR
- the tpiA gene encoding triose-phosphate isomerase translates to MASTPRRPLMAGNWKMNLNHLEANLLVQKLAASLNEKQLTDVETVVLPPFTDLRTVQTAVDGDKLLIGYGAQDLSPYQSGAYTGDIAGPMLAKLGCTYVVVGHSERRQYHHEDDALVNAKVAAALANGLTPILCIGEGLEIREQLKHVPHCCDQLDGALRGLTAEQVTKVVVAYEPVWAIGTGKTATPEDAQEVCGEVRKRLVETFGQDTADQVRILYGGSVKSSNVASIMAQPDVDGALVGGASLDAEEFAQICRFPEHIAR
- a CDS encoding RNA polymerase-binding protein RbpA produces the protein MSSGNVIRGTRIGSAPERFEQRIEPAPRRPVTYWCANAHRVQFLIAAEAEAPETWDCPRCGEPAGPDKGNPPGRARVEPYKSHLAYVQERRTPEQGEALLAEALETLRRRRGGA
- the secG gene encoding preprotein translocase subunit SecG, yielding MPIWFAYTMIVLLIITSILLTLLILLHRGKGGGLSSMFGGGVSSSLAGSSVAEKNLDRYTVLVGIVWFACIVGIGLWLRLQTGSGA